A DNA window from Phycisphaerales bacterium contains the following coding sequences:
- a CDS encoding ABC transporter substrate-binding protein, translating into MRIISLLPAATEMLGAIGALDLLVGRSHECDWPPRVRSLPALTSQRLDSSAGSAEIDRAVREHLASGAGLYVLDEPQLEALEPDVILTQDLCAVCSIDLRSVERLAATLEPRPAIVSLNPASLEDVFDDLLRVGRAVHRERAAERAVVALRERYFAARDHVNAYEPGPSVVFIEWLDPIFVGGHWTPQLIEAAGARHPLNEPGQPSRVASPDELVALEPDVLIIAPCGADLGWTQRELATVESQPWWRELPAVRTGRIAIVDGSQMFNRPGPRLVDAFEWLVGWLHGIDRLMPRDFPWRPGRDR; encoded by the coding sequence ATGCGCATCATCAGTCTGCTCCCGGCCGCGACGGAAATGCTCGGCGCGATCGGTGCGCTTGATCTGCTCGTCGGCCGCAGCCACGAATGCGACTGGCCGCCCCGGGTGCGGTCGCTTCCGGCGCTGACGAGTCAGCGGCTGGACTCCTCGGCGGGCAGCGCCGAAATCGACCGGGCGGTGCGCGAGCATCTGGCCTCGGGCGCCGGGCTGTACGTGCTCGATGAACCGCAACTGGAGGCGCTCGAGCCCGATGTGATTCTCACGCAGGACCTGTGCGCTGTGTGCTCGATCGACCTGCGCAGCGTGGAGCGTCTCGCGGCCACGCTCGAGCCGCGGCCGGCGATCGTCAGCCTGAACCCCGCAAGCCTCGAAGATGTGTTTGACGATCTGCTGCGCGTCGGCCGAGCGGTGCATCGCGAGCGGGCGGCCGAGCGGGCCGTGGTGGCGCTGCGCGAGCGGTACTTTGCAGCGCGCGACCATGTGAACGCGTACGAGCCCGGGCCAAGCGTCGTCTTCATCGAGTGGCTCGATCCGATCTTCGTGGGCGGGCACTGGACGCCGCAACTGATCGAAGCGGCCGGGGCGCGGCACCCGCTCAACGAGCCGGGGCAGCCGAGCCGGGTCGCATCGCCTGATGAACTGGTTGCTTTGGAGCCTGACGTCCTCATCATCGCCCCGTGCGGCGCGGATCTGGGCTGGACGCAGCGCGAGCTGGCGACGGTCGAGTCGCAGCCGTGGTGGCGCGAACTGCCGGCGGTGCGAACCGGGCGAATCGCCATCGTGGACGGCAGCCAGATGTTCAACCGCCCGGGCCCCAGGCTCGTCGATGCGTTCGAGTGGCTGGTGGGCTGGCTGCACGGTATCGACCGGCTCATGCCGCGCGACTTCCCGTGGCGTCCTGGACGCGATCGATGA